One Stigmatopora argus isolate UIUO_Sarg chromosome 12, RoL_Sarg_1.0, whole genome shotgun sequence genomic window carries:
- the LOC144085917 gene encoding RING finger protein 11-like isoform X2, whose protein sequence is MGNCLKSPTSDDISLLHETQSDRASFGDGTDPDLEPPPPYQEQAHMTLYHPTPSQARLATQLTEEEQIRIAQRIGLIQHLPKGVYDGGQDEKKIRECVICMLDFMYGDPVRFLPCMHIYHTDCIDDWLMRSFTCPSCMEPVDAALLSTYETN, encoded by the exons ATGGGCAACTGTCTGAAGTCGCCCACATCGGACGACATCTCTCTGCTCCATGAGACGCAGTCAGACAGGGCGAGCTTCGGAGACGGGACGGATCCAGATTTGGAGCCGCCTCCACCTTACCAG GAGCAAGCACACATGACCTTGTACCATCCCACGCCCAGCCAGGCCCGTCTGGCCACTCAGCTGACGGAGGAGGAACAGATCCGCATCGCTCAGCGCATTGGACTTATCCAGCACCTGCCCAAGGGCGTGTACGATGGCGGCCAAGATGAGAAGAAGATTAGGGA GTGCGTGATCTGCATGCTAGACTTCATGTACGGCGACCCCGTGCGGTTCCTGCCGTGCATGCACATCTACCACACGGACTGCATCGACGACTGGCTCATGAGGTCCTTCACCTGCCCGTCCTGCATGGAGCCCGTCGACGCCGCCCTGCTCTCCACCTACGAGACCAACTAA
- the LOC144085917 gene encoding RING finger protein 11-like isoform X1, producing MGNCLKSPTSDDISLLHETQSDRASFGDGTDPDLEPPPPYQEQAHMTLYHPTPSQARLATQLTEEEQIRIAQRIGLIQHLPKGVYDGGQDEKKIRECVICMLDFMYGDPVRFLPCMHIYHTDCIDDWLMSHSGRSFQTTQKVAFHRALSGSNTNLGAWWTCCKNSAKL from the exons ATGGGCAACTGTCTGAAGTCGCCCACATCGGACGACATCTCTCTGCTCCATGAGACGCAGTCAGACAGGGCGAGCTTCGGAGACGGGACGGATCCAGATTTGGAGCCGCCTCCACCTTACCAG GAGCAAGCACACATGACCTTGTACCATCCCACGCCCAGCCAGGCCCGTCTGGCCACTCAGCTGACGGAGGAGGAACAGATCCGCATCGCTCAGCGCATTGGACTTATCCAGCACCTGCCCAAGGGCGTGTACGATGGCGGCCAAGATGAGAAGAAGATTAGGGA GTGCGTGATCTGCATGCTAGACTTCATGTACGGCGACCCCGTGCGGTTCCTGCCGTGCATGCACATCTACCACACGGACTGCATCGACGACTGGCTCATGAG TCACAGTGGGCGGAGCTTCCAAACAACCCAAAAGGTTGCCTTTCATCGTGCACT CTCTGGTTCAAACACAAACTTGGGCGCGTGGTGGACATGTTGTAAGAATTCTGCTAAACTCTGA